CCGGCACTGTGGGggctccctgggacccccccaattTCGGGGCTGGCTCCGCAGCTCGGCGGGTGGGGGGGGATACCTGTAGCCAAGATTTCAGGGACTCGTTCACCGCTTCACCCTCCTCGCCGGAGCCCGGCGGCTCTCTCCTCCCTTCGCTCCTTCCTCTCCATCACCCCATCCGCCAGCGCTCATCAccatcggggtggggggggaagaggctgcagcccGGGACCGGGAGCAGCCGTGGGGTCACCCGCCGGCCGGGGGGATCACCTCGAGCCCCCGGGGAGCAGCGGGGGGGAGGACAGGGGCTCCGGCTGCCGCCGGCCGCTGCCCTCAGCCCAGCACCTCTTCCCCGAGCACCACCTCACCAtcatgcttttttcctcttgtttcttctcttgcagGTTTCACATGGGGAACCTTCTTAAAGTGTTGACTTATAACGAACTTGACCAAGGCCCtaattttttccttgactttgaAAGTGagatgggatttttattttcttttttttgtttcgtACTTATTCTGAGTTCCACATCCACACCATTTTGAGTTCTCGTACCCGTCGCCCATCGCATCGCGCCCATCCCAGAcgtccttccccccctccccccccccaaacctttgCCGTCCGGGGTtctccccggggaggggggggccgcggccgccggggcAGACCCATGGCCGGGGGCTATCGCTCCGCACCTCTTCCCCGGGGCAGTTTGCAGCCCGTTGGGGCcagcccggggctgggggctgctcggGGACCCCTGTGAGCAGGACCACGGTCGCAGGGCAGCCAGGACTCACCcttacctgccccccccccaccccaaccccgtGGCTTGGCTCAAGCTCGGGCAAGGAGACGGACCAGGGGGAGAAACCCGCCAGGAAGGGCTGCGGGCTGGCGGGAGAGCCGCGGGACGGGGTGCTGGCACCCCACTCCGGCTCTTGCCGCCCAGAACCTCGCTCAGAGCCCTCCGGGTTTCtcttccccccgcctccccggggcGCTGCCCTGCAGATGCGCAGCCGACGGAGGCCGAGACGGCGGTGTGGAACCAGGTGAACGCCGTGCTGGAAGAGGCGCAGGCAATCCTGGCCGAGCTGCAGTCGTACACGGGTGCCGGGCAGGAGATCCGAGAGGTGGGGGCAACCCCCAGCGCCCGCcgaccacccacccacccactcaccGTGGCTTGGGGCAACTGCTGATGCTCTTTCCCCAGGCCATCCAAAATCCCGGGGACCTGCGGCTGCAGGAGAGGGCCTGGAGCGCCGTCTGCCCCCTCGTCGCCAAGCTGAAGCGCTTCTATGAGTTTTCCCTGCGGCTGGGTGAGCACCCCGAATCCCCGTTTCCCCCTTCCTTATATTCCCCCGCTGCATCTCGCATCCATCCCCTGATGCAGGAACGGGGCAGGTTTCGGGGGGAGCCCTGGCCATGGGGTGTGCTCAGGTGTGGATGCTGCGctgccccgtgcctcagtttccccagctggggctggggaggtgcaCAGGAGCAGGAGGGGGACCAGCGGTGCTTCGTCCCCAGAGAACGCCCTGCGGAGCCTGCTGGAGGCCCTCACCAGCCCCCCATACGCTCCGACCCAGCACCTTGAGCGGGAGCAAGCCTTGGCCAAGCAGTTTGCCGAGATCCTCCACTTCACCCTCAGCTTTGATGAGCTCAAGGTACCTCCCCGTGGACCGTTGTGTGGGAtgaggcctggggggggggggctgcaggatcCCCACACTGGGACTGTCCGAAAGCTGTGAGCCACCACAGTCCCTTGGGACCCTCGAGGTTCGCCCCGAGCACGCCGAGCCGGCCGtggcccccaccccagcccctaaCGCCAGACTCCCCTCGGCAGATGACCAACCCCGCCATCCAGAACGACTTCAGCTACTACAGAAGGACCATCAGCCGAAATCGCATTAACAACCTGCAGGTGAGAGGACAACGCCGTTCCCCGCACCCACCCCCCAGAGGTGGCCTCCCCCAAGGGGGGGGTCACAGGACCGAGGGTGGCTTGGGGTGGGGGTCGGCCACCCCAGTGGTCCCCATcatcctcctcccctgcagctggATGCGGAGAGCGAGGTGAACAACGAGATGGCCAACAGGATGTCCCTCTTCTATGCTGAGGCCACCCCCATGCTCAAAACACTCAGCAATGCCACCACCAAATTCGTTTCAGAGGTGAGAGAGTCTGGTGGGGGGGGaccctcagggtggggggaagcccccctccagccccagcaccgTGCAGGGGTCAGGAGGAGAAACGGCAGCCGGGACCTGCTGGGTTTCAGAACAAGACCCTTCCAATCGAGGACACAACCGACTGCCTGAGCACCATGGCGTGTGTCTGCAGGGTGATGCTGGAGACCCCGTGAGTACCtcgcacggggagggggggaacatGTTGGTGCCAGGGTCCctctgtcaccccccccccccccccggctcagcTGACCCCTCTCCCGGTGCAGGGAGTACCGAAGCCGTTTCACCAACACCGAGACCCTCCTCTTCTGCATGCGGGTGATGGTTGGCGTCATCATCCTCTACGACCACGTCCACCCCGTGGGGGCCTTCGCAAAGACCTCCAAGATCGACGTGAGTGGCCGGGGGGATGCAGTGGGGGGCGGTTTACAGCCATCCCGCTCATCCCAGTATAGCTGTGATGCTTGGGAGTCCCTAGCCCTGGATGTTCCCTGTGGGGACATCTCCAAGCTGGTCCGGAGGGGAACTTGTCCCGCTCCCCAAgcagcgaggaggaggatggggaggaagggggaaagccCCGCCGTGGTGCGTCCGGCTCCTCACTGTGTCTCTTGCTCCCCCCACCAGATGAAAGGCTGCATCAAAGTCTTGAAAGACCAACCCTCAACCAGCACTGAGGGGCTCCTGAATGCTCTGAGGTGAGCCAAGGGGGGGGAATATGGCATCCCCCGATGGGGCTGTGGGATGATGGCAGAGCGGGTCGGGGCACGGCGGGGTGACCGTCCCCTCCCCGTCCAGGTACACCACTCGGCACCTCAATGACGACACCACGTCCAAACAGATCCGGGCCCTGCTGCAGTGAGCGCGGGGCAGCCGCCGGAGCCAGCCCCGACCCCGCGCACGTCACCGTGTCACCTACGCCCATGACCATACCGCTCATTTtgtacagaaggaaaagggacaATAAGAAATACAccgaaatacaaaaaaaataatcaaaacggCCCAAGGCCACCCCTCCATGCGCTCCTGACCCCTTCCCACTTtcacctcccccccctccccaaatcagcACCCATTTACTGGACACAAGGTGCAGGTGGCACCATGGGGACACTGCACCGGGGGTGCTGGGGCTAGGCAGGATAGACCCAGGCAAGGATGTGCCAATGGGGCCGATGGCAGCGAGTGTCCGCGGCACGGGGGGCaccttggggaggggggaaaggggcaGGTGCcgcccctgtccccatcctcgtCCCCGAGTATCTGGCTGCGGAAGAGGAGGAATAAACATCCCTGCGGATCTGCACTGACTCTGGTGGAAACGGCTCAGTCTCACCTGGTAGATTTTTAATATGAGCAATTAAATCTCCACTCACCTcttcttttctacattttttttggggggtgtgaaataaaatgacatttaatCTGTTCGTGGCCGGAGCGGAGCCGTCTCTGCTGTATCCCATCCCACACCGCACCAGCTGGAAGCACCGGGATCACTGTGCCTGCCCCTCGTGGGCCAGGGACCCCATCCGTGACACCCCTGGGACTGAACCCCCCCCAGGGACCACATCCCCCCTCCATGACGCTGTGGGGATCCGTCCCTGCTGGGACAAATCCCATTCCCAACCCCACCGTGACACTGTCAGTGACCAAGAGCTCCTGAAGGGACAACagcccagggtgccccccccgcTCCATGGTGGTGCtgctccccctcgcccccccagctgcccctaAGCCAGCCTGTCCAGggcaccctcctgccccagcgCCCCAGCAACTGCagactgggagaactgggaggcTGCTGGAAGCCATGGCTGGCTGCCACGGGCCCGTCCCTTTGCCGGCAGATGGCCCTGTGACACCGTGACAAAGCAGCCCTGGAggcccccccaccacccccccagcacccccccaccaGCTCCACTGTGGGGGGGACCcactcacccccccaccccaaagccccccaaactGGGGGATGCCCTGACGGACACCCTGCAGCGCAGGGCCCCGTATCAGCCCTTGGTGGGGGCTgcatcacccccccacccccccccaaggggACACCCCAAGACTCCTCCTGCTGTAGCCACGCTCCTGGGGTGCAGGGCAAAGTCCCCCCGAGTTTGGTGTCCCACTAGCCGGACGGTGCTCTCCTTCCCGCTGCCTTTCCCACCGGGCAGCtgtgggcagctgcctgtgctgccggCCCCCCCTCGCTGCCCGGGGACGACGGACACCTCACGTGTGCCACCGGGACCCCAGAACCTTCGTGGAGGGTGGCTCTCTGATGGCatgcccgtgcctcagtttccccacctgtgcAATGGGTGACAACCGCTGCCTCCAGTTTGTGCCGGAGGGCGCACGGGCAgggtccccccagcctcctgcacaCTGGACGCCCCCCCAAATTGCTCAGGGTGCCAACACAGGGACACCCATCCTACCCACCGCAGCCTGGCACAACCCCATGTCTCCAAATCTGCATGggcacccaccagcacccctgGCCACGGCAGGCCTGGGGGATCGTGAGCAGCACAAGGAGGGGGCAAAAAGGGGAAAagacctggcagcccccagccctttGGATACCAGCATTTCCCGGGCCCGGTGCCAGGATCCAGCCGCGCACACCCAGGCTTTGCCGCCAAAGCCGCCGAACTCCCGCGCGGCACGGGACGCACACGCTGTTGCACAACCTCGGCCAACGGCTCCTTTTATTTTTAGGCTCTTGCTACACGGCTTCCCCATAGCCCGCCAGAAATGCCGCCGAGGCACCGGGATGGGCCACAGGATGCGAAacgccctgccctgctgccagcccccgcAGCAATCAGAGCAACTCCATGCACcagccgtgcctcagtttccccattagTTACCTTTGCCCGCCAGCCCTGCGGCGGCAGCgatgccagccagccctgctgacCCCAAGCAGGCGCCGAGAGTTCTCTCCCACCAAGCCCATCATCCAGGGCTTCGTTAAATCCCCCCGGTGCTCCGCGGCACAACGATCCCACCTGGGAACCGAAGACGAGGCCAGGACACGGCTCAGTTTGGTGACTGCAGCTGCCGCGTGGCGTGTCTGCAGGAGCTGCCGTCCCCAGGTGACACCGTCCCCCAGATGGTCCCCAGCCTGTCCAAGGCACCGGGACAGGATCATCCCCGCAGTGTGGGAACTGGGGTGGGAAGAGCTGGGACAGCATCACCACCCAGGACCTCCAACGGGAGTTAAGGGACAGCCGGATCCTTTAAAGCCACCAGCGAACACAGGCACAGACACCAGCTGGTCACCAGTGCCGGGCGAGATGGCAGCTGTGCCACGGTGCCACGGTGCCTGATGGCTCCTGGCACAGAACTACAGCCTGGCTGCCCATaacgtgtgtgtcccccccggccccctgcaGCACTGCCTTTTCCTACAAGGGGAGGGCTGAGGCCAAATTCGTGCCACATCTGTGGCTTCAGCCCCTGCTGTGCCGCCCGCAGCACCTTGTGGGACAGGGCAAGCGGCAcatcccaccccagcagcaccgcATGGATGAGACGTTTCCCGCAGGTTGAGCAGATTGGGGCATTTTACAGCCAAAACGTGGTAAGAAAAGGGAACCAAAAGGTAGAGGAACCAGAAGCAAGCACAAGTCCTCGAATATCACGGACAATGTTGGAGCTGAGATCAGCAAAAGGGCTTTGGCTGCGTTGAGCTCCAGGGATGGCGGCCACAAGCGAGAGCAGTGGGGCTCGGCCAGCCCCCCCCGTCCTCTGCGGGCAGCAAGTTGGGGTCGAGCTTGATGCGGTGCCACGGAAGGGGCTGGTGAAGGCTGGAGGCAGTAAGCGATGGGGATGCAGGTGGTGGGATGCTGCCCGTGTACCTTTCGCTGCCGGACACAAGGATTCGGGCTGTGGCGCTTGCCGTGTCCCCCGGGACCTGCGCCACCGACTCTGCCTGGCACCCAGCACTGCCCGTGGCCGGGGACAGGAGCCCACCCCCAGCACCGTGCTAAAAAGCCAGTGCCCAGGTGAGGGGACCCCTCCGAGGACAGGCAGTGCCATGAAGATGATGCCGGATCAGCGAGGGAATGGGTCTCTTCCAGCTCAAGCTCTCCAGCTGCGACGCTCAGCCAGGCCAGGGCGCCGAGGACTTTAATTGATGGCAAGCCAAGCCACGCCAGGCCTGTACTGTTTTCTAATCCCAGTGTAATTAATGACCTTATCTTTGGCCAAAGCCATTTAGATTAAGTGGCTGGTGTGATGGGCTCGGCAGCTCCGGCTGCACAGATGGAAGAGCTGCGTTTGTCTGGGGATTAGAGGAGGGCAGATGGAGTGAAGTGCCATTCCCCATCCCCAAACCTCTCGGCACTGACAGCAGCCTGAAAGCTGAGACCACAACAACTTTCTCAGCGAGTCCCGGCCAGGACTGGAGAGCGATTTCGCATCGTTTGTCCCTTCTGCAGGAGACCAGGGAGGCGGGCAGGGCCCAGAGCAAGAGGAGCAGGAGCTGAACGTGTGCCGGCACCAGGAACTGGTGCAACCCTTGCCAGGAGCTCGATCCCAGTCCTTGCCTTGAGTCCTCCGAACAGCAGAGGTACAACAGACACCAGCTTCTTCCCTGGAGAGCAAATCATCGCAGGGATGTTGGCACTGGCTCTGCATAAATAAAAAGCCATGTCCTCATCGACAGTTCTTACCTCGCTCAGAAAGCAAACTCACCTGCTTCTCGCTGCTGGCAGGATCAGGGTGTGCTTCCACCTTCCTATAGCCGTTCAGCCACAGCAGGAACAAGCAAATGTGCCAGCCCCCCCCATTCTCCTGGGACCCACGGGAGCTGCCACCCCCAAAACAAGGCACTGCAGCGGGCGGCACGGAGCAGGGGGAAGACCTGGGAGaccctgccctgcagcacagcctgtTACGAGCAGGCTCGTGAACAGAACAGGCAGAGTAGCAGCTATTGTGGTAGAGGAATAACATTTATCTGTGGGGATAACAAAGTTCATATTAAACCGATTAAGGATATTAAATCCATTTCTAACAGTATGGTCATCTGACTGCACTCAGGAGACAGAGCAGATAATCCCACCCCTCATTCACAGAGCTGCCCCGATGATCCTCGCCTGGCCTGGGGAGATGACTCAAGGTGTCCGTGCCGTCTATCAGAAGACCACACTCAGCACATCAGCGGCAAATGGGGCTTTACGCCTGGCCTCACCTCCATCTCGTCCATCCAGGCTAGGAGAACACGGTTCCATGCCACGACCTCTTGGCCGTgggtgccagtgctgggctgagcCCGTATCCTCATACACGCTTGAGTCAGCGTGGATGCAAACAAGTCTGGGCTGGAGAAGAGGTTCAGCTGGCGCTGCAGACAGACCCAGCAATACAAACGCGGTGCCCAGAATTTCAAAGCTGATGCCCGGCTCTGCCCAATGCTGGCAGAGAAAAGCCAACCCAAATTCCCAGCTCTTCCCTGAATATTCCTTTCAGTCCGAGCTCCcaagccaccccacagccctATCAAACAGCTCAAGGCAGCCGCCCCACGGAGCGTTACAGAAATAATTCAGCGCTGAGGAACACAAACCGGAGGTTTAATCTAATCCCCACCAGAGCCGGCATCTCCAGAGCCTGCGATGGCAGATCCACCCACGCAGCTCTTCCCCTCGCAGGCTGAGCCCTGAGAGATGGCTCTTGCCACATGGTGTATCGCaagcagctgaaggaaaaatTTGTGCTCTACCAACCCAAAACCCTCCCAGGAGGAACCGTCTTGATTGCATTTGCCAGGAGAATCCCAAATGCCCTGGAAAAGGCCATCCCGGTTTCACCCAGAGCGGCACGCCAGGAAGCGCGGTGGCGCAGACGGCGCTTGCGTCCTCCAGGAAGGACGCTGCGGAGACCAACTGCCTCGCGGACGTGGCACAAGGAATTTGCTGCTCAGCAACTCGGATTCAAATGCGGGGCTGGTTCCCACTGCCAAACCACAGTGTAAACCCCCGGGAATTCAGCTTTAACTAGGACAGGCTCATCTGTTGCAAACTTGATGAGATCATTTCCAAGTTCCTGTTTAACAGGTGCCAGCTCCTTCTGCACCTGCTATGTGCATAGGGATCAGCCTGCCTCCACCAAGCTGAGAACATCTGCTCAGCTCCCTCAGAAGCTGCAGAAAAGGTGACTGGAAGAAGGAACCAGGCCTGGACATCTTGCCCCATGCCCAGAGCAGGGAACCTGGGCCAGGTGGAAACAGAGAGCAAGAAAACTGCGCTTGTTAATAGGGAGGGGAACCCGCAAGAATCTTGCAGCTTTATttccatataaaagaaaaaaaaaaatcctctccacAATAAAGGCAGTAAGAGCTCACTCAGCTCCGGAGCTGCACTCCTGGCCAAGCTGGAGGAGTGCAGGGTATTTCTGTCTCTGAGAACGACACGTTTGCATGCCAGCAGGATCAGCTCAACCATTCCAAGGATAATGCTGCGTCTCTGGCAGGAATTAACGCTTGGCATGGGAGGATGCTCCTAGCAGCCTTGCCCCAGGGCCCAGCCCtttccaggcagggctggggaagcaTGGGAACACGGCGCGATGAGGCCACATGAAGAAGATCTGATGCAGCCGACGGCCTTTGGCCGTCACTTACACACCTGCCTCATCCTGAAAAAAATGACTCAGCTCGTTCGGTTCAAGGCCACCCAGGACTAAGTCGCTTCCTCAACATACAGGTGGAAGTGCGGCTGCTCCCCTTTGCCAGCTGGTTTGCAGGCCTACGGCAAAGGCAAGCTGCTGTCCTTGCCCAAGGTTTCTGGGCCCCCACTGTCCCCCTCAGTCTCTGCAACACGGCTGGCAGCCTCcagcttccttctcttcttcagatGGTGCAAGTGGGATTTGGATCGTGTGTGAGCTGGAGGAAAAGGCAAACAGAGCATTTAATTCTGAGGAACTTTGAGAAGGGAACACCCGACTCGATGTCGCCGTGCAGTGCAGAGCACCCTCCCTTCCCATCCTCCCGCACAATTGATTCCCGCAGAAAAGTGAACTCCCAAGCCCTGCCCTGGCCATTTCTCAGGATGCTTCTAGGCCAAACTACCAGCACTCAAAGGGGGACAACCCTTCCTAGCCTTCTCCTGACCTCAAGAAGGACTGGAAGAGGGAAAAATCCTGGTTCTGTATATGCAGAAGACTCCAGATTGTCAGGACTCAACTCTCCCAGCAAGTCTGCTCCCAACCGAGACACAACGCCGGGAGGACGGGAGAAAGGAAAGTGTTACCAAAGAGGAGGCACATTGCAGGATGCAGGCAAGGTTGTGCAACTATCCACCACGCCATGGAGCACCGCCAGGATCATTTGTAAGCCTAGATGCCTGCACCACAGCACCAGGGATATCCTGTATATCTACAGAGAGGCTAGGGATGGAGCCTGGAGCATAATTATGCTTTTGCATCACTCCAGGGCAAGGCCCCCAGCTACGAGAGCACTTCGGCAGGAGTCAGATGGGAACAGAGGTGTAATCCCAAGGATGAAACTTGTACtgatgcagcaggagctgcatTTCTGTTTGAAATCACATAGTTAAGGACAGTAAAACTTCCTGTATCAGTGGTATTATCTAAGTAGAAGGCACTTTGTCTAACCAGACCAATGTACCATCTTAGCAGGGCGGTTTTGCTATTTCTAAGAGATCAGAGCAGCAATTAAAGCAGCAAACTTTTCATGCAGGGCCTTAATTAAACGAGGGTATGTGCTCACTGAATCAAAGCCCTCAGGTGTTTTCCAGTCATCATTTTCTGCCAAAGGATGAAATTAcatgcaaagctgctgctttatCACAATGCTGTAGGGTCACTCTCAGCTTGAAATAAAGTCTCACCTCTTACAATTTGTTGCAAGCAACACCAAAGCTTACAGTGGCTGGAAGAAGCGTTGATTTCTGCTGCTGTCTGGGGAGGCATGCACTTTTAAGTCCATACAAATTGTAAAATTagataaaactttaaaatctTCCAAAGCCAGTGGGGTACCGGGAAGCAGTTCCCAGAACTATCTGTAACTTGATTTAAGAAAACAGACCAGATTGCAGATCGACTCCGCTCCCACTACTGTTTTCACTTCCCTTTGAGCTTTTACATTTTGCAGTTACAAGTAACACCTAGGCTTTGGACCATTTTTCTCCCACCATCTGGGGATTTGAGCCAAATTCAGCTGGATGCAGagaacaacagctggtcttggtTGAGAAAggtattctttttcatttatcaGAATTTGGGATGACATCCCTAGAGGACACGTAGTTGCAGCTGTAGTGTTTGGGGGGGATCTTGAGGAGTTCCCACTCGGTCATAAAACTTGCTGGACCTGGAAGGATGGTACAGACCCTGATAGCCTTCAGAGTCCTCTAGTTCTGGAGTAGGTAGAGCTCCTTCAAAGCACCTCCAAGCTGAGACAGCTGAGACTGGCTAAAATAAGAATTACACTTACAAACTGATCTCACTACAATGAGCTTCCTATTCTGAGCCAACTTCCATCTTTGCTTGCAGCAGTTCCCTGGCTCAATAGGTATAAGCGACTCATTCAAATCCAACAACCAACGACCTGGGAAATTTATCTCTGCATTGTGTCTGCATATACTGCATTTGGGCAACACATGGAGATTTACCAGTTTCATTTCTGCAGCCAGTTTCTCCACTACTTTTTGTTTCTGGTTCTCAGCATGAGCCTCACAGCACAGATAAATTCACTGAGTTAATCTGATTCCAGCTGAGCTCTTTTAAAGTAAGTCTATTGAAAATAGAAAATCCCTTTCTATTAACATTACAGctaggaatactttttttttttttttttaaacacacaaataGAAGATACTGGAGCAAAACTGCAGTATTAAAACATTAAGAAACTTTCATTTTACTCAACAAAATTTTAGAAGAAACAAatttgttctgtgctttttgaCAAAGTAGCTAAAGTGCTGAAAAGGACCAGCAGTCCTGACTAAACACAGACAGCTCTGAGGCTTGATGCTACGTATAGATGCCCATGTCTGGCGTGACGGCAGAGAGCGGCAGTGTTTACTGGgtgccggggaagggggggaaagcCCGACAGATGGCTGCTGTGGCACAGCTCCTGCACCCCCTCTGGGCTTGCAAATGGCTGCTTTCATACACAGGCTGTAAACAATCCTTGAAAGCCCAAGATCATGTGCTGAGGGTCATCTGGCCAAGCAAAGACAGCCAAGGAAGCCGC
The DNA window shown above is from Accipiter gentilis chromosome 17, bAccGen1.1, whole genome shotgun sequence and carries:
- the LOC126047351 gene encoding CYFIP-related Rac1 interactor A-like isoform X1: MLFSSCFFSCRFHMGNLLKVLTYNELDQGPNFFLDFENAQPTEAETAVWNQVNAVLEEAQAILAELQSYTGAGQEIREAIQNPGDLRLQERAWSAVCPLVAKLKRFYEFSLRLENALRSLLEALTSPPYAPTQHLEREQALAKQFAEILHFTLSFDELKMTNPAIQNDFSYYRRTISRNRINNLQLDAESEVNNEMANRMSLFYAEATPMLKTLSNATTKFVSENKTLPIEDTTDCLSTMACVCRVMLETPEYRSRFTNTETLLFCMRVMVGVIILYDHVHPVGAFAKTSKIDMKGCIKVLKDQPSTSTEGLLNALRYTTRHLNDDTTSKQIRALLQ
- the LOC126047351 gene encoding CYFIP-related Rac1 interactor A-like isoform X2 produces the protein MGNLLKVLTYNELDQGPNFFLDFENAQPTEAETAVWNQVNAVLEEAQAILAELQSYTGAGQEIREAIQNPGDLRLQERAWSAVCPLVAKLKRFYEFSLRLENALRSLLEALTSPPYAPTQHLEREQALAKQFAEILHFTLSFDELKMTNPAIQNDFSYYRRTISRNRINNLQLDAESEVNNEMANRMSLFYAEATPMLKTLSNATTKFVSENKTLPIEDTTDCLSTMACVCRVMLETPEYRSRFTNTETLLFCMRVMVGVIILYDHVHPVGAFAKTSKIDMKGCIKVLKDQPSTSTEGLLNALRYTTRHLNDDTTSKQIRALLQ
- the LOC126047351 gene encoding CYFIP-related Rac1 interactor A-like isoform X3, with amino-acid sequence MGNLIKVLGKDLENCPHFFLDFENAQPTEAETAVWNQVNAVLEEAQAILAELQSYTGAGQEIREAIQNPGDLRLQERAWSAVCPLVAKLKRFYEFSLRLENALRSLLEALTSPPYAPTQHLEREQALAKQFAEILHFTLSFDELKMTNPAIQNDFSYYRRTISRNRINNLQLDAESEVNNEMANRMSLFYAEATPMLKTLSNATTKFVSENKTLPIEDTTDCLSTMACVCRVMLETPEYRSRFTNTETLLFCMRVMVGVIILYDHVHPVGAFAKTSKIDMKGCIKVLKDQPSTSTEGLLNALRYTTRHLNDDTTSKQIRALLQ